Proteins from a genomic interval of Gopherus evgoodei ecotype Sinaloan lineage chromosome 7, rGopEvg1_v1.p, whole genome shotgun sequence:
- the ANKRD1 gene encoding ankyrin repeat domain-containing protein 1, producing MMMLKVEELVTGKSSDTKETGDFLPEDFKNGEYETAVRLEKQEDLKTLPERSLTRGNLTYEKEKKLQAEIKKKKLEERPKLENLQDLEKIIQLKKRKKCTKVKVPILKEPEPEVTTGPVDVPTFLKAALENKLPVIEKYLSDKGDPDACDKYQRTALHRACSEGHLTLVEKLVEAGAQLEFQDMLESTALHWACRGGSLEVLKFLLNKGINRNARDKLLSTPLHVAVRTGQYECAEHLIACEADLNAKDREGDTPLHDAVRLNRYKMIRLLIMYGANLHIKNHEEKTPMDLVLQWQNGTKEIFNSLKENSHKNSHINTF from the exons ATGATGATGCTGAAAGTAGAGGAGCTG GTGACAGGGAAGAGCAGTGACACTAAAGAGACTGGAGATTTCCTTCCTGAGGACTTCAAAAATGGAGAGTACGAAACTGCTGTAAGATTAGAGAAACAAGAGGACCTGAAAACACTCCCTGAACGCTCCTTAACCCGaggaaacctgacctatgaaaaGGAGAAAAAGCTACAGGCAGAA ATCAAGAAGAAAAAGCTAGAGGAGAGACCAAAACTTGAAAACTTGCAAGATCTTGAAAAAATTATTCagctgaagaaaaggaaaaaatgcacAAAAGTGAAAGTGCCCATTTTAAAGGAACCTGAACCAGAAGTTACT ACAGGACCAGTGGATGTacctacatttttaaaagctgcaCTGGAAAATAAATTGCCAGTAATTGAAAAATACCTGTCAGACAAAGGGGATCCAGATGCTTGTGATAAG TATCAACGCACTGCATTGCACAGGGCATGCTCAGAAGGACATCTGACACTGGTGGAAAAGTTAGTGGAAGCTGGAGCCCAACTTGAGTTCCAAGACATG CTTGAATCTACTGCTCTTCACTGGGCATGTCGTGGGGGAAGCCTGGAAGTTCTGAAATTCCTGCTCAACAAAGGAATAAACAGAAATGCCAGAGACAAG TTGCTCAGTACACCTTTGCATGTGGCTGTGAGGACGGGTCAGTATGAATGTGCTGAGCACCTCATTGCCTGTGAAGCAGACCTCAATGCCAAAGACAGA gaaGGAGACACACCACTTCATGATGCAGTGAGGCTTAATCGTTATAAAATGATTAGACTCTTGATTATGTATGGAGCAAATCTACATATAAAGAACCAT GAAGAGAAAACCCCTATGGATCTTGTTCTTCAGTGGCAGAATGGCACCAAAGAGATATTCAACAGCCTTAAAGAAAACTCCCACAAGAACTCCCATATAAACACATTCTGA